The window CCTGGATTTCATTTACACATCCTTGCTGCCCCTTTCCTTTGAAAGCCTGGAGGATACCTTGGAAGCTGCAAGCTACTTGCAAGTGACTGATGCTATCGGCTTGTGCAATCAGTACTTAGTTAAAAATCTTGCCTTGGAAAACTGCTGCTACTCTGCCAACGTGGCCAGGAAGTTCTACCTGCCAGATGCCCtagcagctgcagaaaaatacattatCAAAAATGTCTGGAAGCTGCTGGACTTGGATTTGTCAGGACTTCTCGAGCTGAACTTCAGGTCTTTGCTAGCAGTGATTCAATCAGCAGATCTCCCCATGGTGGAAGAGTGCCGCCTGTTGAATCTTGTCCTGCTGTGGTTGAAGCGGGATAAATCCAGGCTGGATCATGCAAGCAGCCTTTTAGAGCACATAAGATATGGTCTCATCCCAGTGGAAGAGCTGAGAAAAACCTACACACAGTCAGAAGTGTCCCTCTCAGCAGGTATTAAGTGCATGATcataaaagcaataaattatCACACATCTGTATACAAacagcctgtcctgcaggaTAAGTCCACCATGCTGAGGAACCAGAAAACTCGGATCATTCTTCTGGGGGGAGGCACAGCAAGTGAGGGGCTCGTCACCGATGTGGTGGCCTTTGATGTTTACAACCACAAATGGAGAACCCtcacccagctgcaggacagggtgCAGAACCACAGCGTGTGCGTGGTGGGGAACTTCCTCTACGTCCTGGGGGGGGAAATACAAACTGGTACCCTGGGTGATGCTAAAGTTGGAAAGACCTTATTGGTTACAAACAAGGTCCATCGGTATGATCCAAGATTTAACACATGGACCCAAATCACGGGCATGCTGGAAAAGAGATGCcagttttcctgctgtgtcCTAGGCAAGGATATCTTTGCCATTGGTGGAAGGGGCGAGGATGGGTCGCTGCATTCATCTGTGGAAGTCTATGACATCAGCAGGGATAGATGGACCAAGGCCAGGGAATTGCCATGCAGGATCCATGGTCATGCCAGTGCTGTTTGCAAGGACACCATATACATCTCTGGGGGCAAGTACTCGGCCCCAGCCAGCACAAGCAATGATGTTTATTCTCTGAGCTCACTTGAAGGGCAGTGGGTGAAACGTGCCCCAATGAGCATTGCTCGGTTTGGGCATCAGATGGCAACAATCAGGGGATCCATATTCACCTTTCTGGGATTATATGAACCTTTCTCTGAAATAGAAAGGTATGACCC is drawn from Zonotrichia leucophrys gambelii isolate GWCS_2022_RI chromosome 1, RI_Zleu_2.0, whole genome shotgun sequence and contains these coding sequences:
- the KLHL34 gene encoding kelch-like protein 34; this translates as MSYFLSYCKAHCTAVLAQYQSLRSEGFLCDILLKVKENEFPAHKSLLACSSDYFRAMFKSYTQESKASVIHLQVVSPTGLQHILDFIYTSLLPLSFESLEDTLEAASYLQVTDAIGLCNQYLVKNLALENCCYSANVARKFYLPDALAAAEKYIIKNVWKLLDLDLSGLLELNFRSLLAVIQSADLPMVEECRLLNLVLLWLKRDKSRLDHASSLLEHIRYGLIPVEELRKTYTQSEVSLSAGIKCMIIKAINYHTSVYKQPVLQDKSTMLRNQKTRIILLGGGTASEGLVTDVVAFDVYNHKWRTLTQLQDRVQNHSVCVVGNFLYVLGGEIQTGTLGDAKVGKTLLVTNKVHRYDPRFNTWTQITGMLEKRCQFSCCVLGKDIFAIGGRGEDGSLHSSVEVYDISRDRWTKARELPCRIHGHASAVCKDTIYISGGKYSAPASTSNDVYSLSSLEGQWVKRAPMSIARFGHQMATIRGSIFTFLGLYEPFSEIERYDPDQNQWTRLKPLVYDRFSYGLAVVEETALLIGGKKWQNSLEVSTQDVVGYDIDNDGWEEICKAPLPWCGLQCAVLQLSEVAEEQDSDSHQKKLPNC